In the Novosphingobium sp. 9U genome, CAAATCGTGATTATCGCCTCGTTTATAACTTCTGCTGATGACCGAACTTCGGCCCTTGCGGGTATCTCTCACGGCCACTTTCGCCACAGGTGCCGTGGCGATAGCGAGAGCACTGCTTCTGGCGGACGGATCGTTGGATGAGCGCATCTTAGTTGTGGCCGGGATACGGTGCATGCCTACTTGCTCAGAATTTCTGCAAGAATCGTATTTGGCGAGTTACGAAAGGAAACGAACGAGCGTACAAAACGAGGCTTCTTACTCCAACAAATCGAAGTCCTGGACAACGATGTGTGGTCAAGCCCCTCCTACCAGCGGCCAATGATGGCTCCGGACTGAGCGTCAACATCAACAAACACGACCCTCCCGTTTCGAATGAACTTAAGACGGTATGTCATGGCTGTCGGGTCGTATTCAGGCCCAAGGTACTGCATACCTGACATTTGCGGCAAGACAAGCTGCTCGATCTCACGGGTCGGACGCACCTTGTGAGCGCGACGATCCCTACGTAGCTCGTTCTGCTCGCCGCCCTGGCTTGCATCAACAGGGATCGCAACAAGGCTCGTTGCACAGGCGGCGAGCGCTAACGCGCGTGAGGAAAATTGCCGGTTCATCTTGCCCGGTAGTGTTCGGACAACCCGTTGAACAGCATGTGAATACGATGCCTTCGATGTTAACCTCGCATCCGATTGGCGCCAGCTAAACCAAATTAAATATCGCGGCGCGATGGGCTTGCGGTAAATAGACAACTGGCCACAACGGTTGATCAGGCTGCGTACAGATGCCCGCTCGGCGAGCATTGCTGCTCTACGCATTGCCGGCGTAATTCGCTAGCTGCAGCCTTCTGGCGGGTTTGCAGCTGAGCCTTGCCTGTGGGGCTGAGAGCCGGGCAGGCGTTTACCACTTCTGTACAGACGGGGGATGGTTAAGGTCCCACAAGTGCACACCGCGATCGCCGCGCCTGCAGGCAAACTAAATCACTGCTATCGCGGCCTAAGTTAGGGCGGCGGGACATTGATGAACTTCATCGAAGTAAAAGTTGAGGGCGTCTGGCGACGCGTGTCTGTGGATGACTGGTGGCAGCTAGGTAAGGAGCCGAAGCGCTGTGCATCGTGTCATGGCCCGGTCCACATCACGCAAGATCATAGCGGCAAGAGGAGACCCGGTGTGACCCACCGTCGTGGGCGCGCCGAGTGTCTGGGCGACGACACGATTCTGTCTCCGCGGCATCCGAATGCCTTGGATTAGAGAGGCTGGCGCTCCAAGCGCCATGATCGGCAATCCAGATCCACAGCGAACCGTCGATGAATGGCCTAGCCTGGCTACCGTCTCGCGGCGATCGTATTGAGATCACTGGGCTGGAGAAGGCGTGCAAACTCGCAGCCCACAATTCCCTTCTCCCACCAGGCCGCTTTTGCTGCCACGGGCTCAAGCCCCGGGATGGTCAGCCAACATGTGGTGCCCTTGGGTATGGGAGTGATGGCTGTAGCCGAGAAGCCGAACGGGGATAGGTCTCTCACGACCGTTTGCAGTGATTTGCCACCTACGGGTCTTAAGGTAGCAGGCATTGTGCAGCGGCTACGTACTGCGGATCGATCCTCCTGAGAGGCCTCGGCGTAAGCTTCACCCTGAGCGGTCATCGTCATCTCGGCATCGCCTTGTATCCGCCCCCGGATGCCCGCTTCGCCCCCGATCATGGTGCCGGGTTCTTAACGAGATCCTAATGCGTAGGCAGGCCGTTTGATGGCGGAGGGATAAGCCTCGACGCCATCTCGCAGCCGAGCTCACGCCATAGGCTACAGCCAACGCTCAATCAGCGCGTCGAAATCAGCTTGGTTAAGCAGTTCCTTGAAAGCGCAGCCAACAACGCCTCCCTCCCACCAGACGACCTCCGCCTCGATCGACGGTACGCCAGGCAAGGTGAGCCAGCACTTGGTGCCTGGGTTGAGGCGAGCGATCGCGATCGCAGCAAAGCCGGAGAGCGAAATATTCCTGGTCGTGGTGGCCAGGCGCTTGCCCCCGGCCGGCCGTATATGACCGGGGATCGCTACGCGCGTGCGTGAAGCAGAGCGATCCTCTTGTGTGGCATACTCGTAGGTGCCGAGATGCGGCGTTGTTTTGATCATCAGGTGCGACCCCCGCCACCCTTGTGGCTGGAAATGTTTCTACCGCGCATAACTTAAGTAAGTCTTGCAAATCTGCAGGGGTTTCCACGCTACACCCATCGCTTACCCTTAGGGCAAGCACCTTGGCAGCAGCATCTAAGCTTCAATTTATTCGCGGTCAGCCGGAACCAATCCAGGCGCTTCGCGGTTGACCTTGCAGAGCGCCACTTTGAGCGCCGCGTCGTCTCGCCTGCGCTATAAGATGAACCCCTGTTCATGAAGCGCCACGCTACATCACCACACATCTAGTGATCTTGGGTGTTTCATACAGCTCCTCTGTTTTATCTTCACAGCACGGTGAACTGCGTGTCCGTTAACTATTCTGTTAAC is a window encoding:
- a CDS encoding PepSY domain-containing protein: MNRQFSSRALALAACATSLVAIPVDASQGGEQNELRRDRRAHKVRPTREIEQLVLPQMSGMQYLGPEYDPTAMTYRLKFIRNGRVVFVDVDAQSGAIIGRW
- a CDS encoding PilZ domain-containing protein — protein: MIKTTPHLGTYEYATQEDRSASRTRVAIPGHIRPAGGKRLATTTRNISLSGFAAIAIARLNPGTKCWLTLPGVPSIEAEVVWWEGGVVGCAFKELLNQADFDALIERWL